The Gossypium arboreum isolate Shixiya-1 chromosome 6, ASM2569848v2, whole genome shotgun sequence DNA window taaataTGGATGAACTCATCATGTTACACTTTCAGGTGTTTCAGAAACACTCAAGATATAATTCATTTAGTCTCATAATTTCTCATTTCAGGGatttatccgttgaatcattgaaatttcgatagATACTCAGCTCAGGTAGTACATACAAGGTGTACAAAATAATAAGCTGTTAACTCATAatcaggggtacccattagggcacagaatcagagagcacactttcaagccacatatcaggatgctcagatgagccatgaAACAGGACACTAATCcgggctaaacaggaaactcagAAGAGTTTTACTCAGGGAGCTTATAGAGCTTAGCAGATAACTCCGAAGAGTTAATATCAGGGAGCATCGGATAAGGTAACaaggagttcaagcgagccatgtcaggaagcccataagagcctatatcaggacgctcacgtagagctgcgtttgtgtccgcAATATATGCTACATCATAACCGATCAATTTATATAACAGGATGCttacaaagagctgcggtagtgtgcaacacatgcTAAATAACTACTGATCAGGATGCTCGCAAAAACTGtataacaggatgctcgagaGGGTTATAATAGGAttgctcgtccgagctaaattctgtccgcaacatatgcaagaccataTTCAATACgggaaatcacatatatccaccgaatttcattattcaaacagaACTAGTCATTTATAAAGCAATATCGAGCATGTGATTTATTTCGTACTttaaacatttatataattcacccAAATACAACATTAAATTCAAacatattaacatacataaataagttacacgaacttaccttgatacttgttcatatttaaaagtctactaattcGACAAAttttttttccctcgatctagcttcgaatttgagttacccagatctatataaatgaatttaatcatcactttaatccatttcatactcaattggattcaatttacaccctaggcaaaattaccattttacccctaaacttttcataaattccaatttcgtccctaggctcggaaaatgaaattcatgcaatttaatccttattctaagcctaactaaaattttcatgtaacatttacagcacttttatttcacaaaattcagactctttccataacttttacatctttacaatttagtccctaaatcataatttcatcaaaattcactttacaaaagttatttatctatcaacaacctttcattttctaccgtaaatttcaaattttcagcatattcatccatgaaaaatttatatactttgatatctttacaatttaatccccaaaatagataaattaagctatttcgatataaaaaatataaaaattactaaaaacgagacaagaatacttacccaattaagccaagaaagcttgctttctctttcctataGTTTTCATgtatattttggggaagaagatgatataaaatgatattatttctttttaattcatttatcatcttttaattattttaatttccaatttagtccttacctttttctaattttccacgGATGAATCaacaaaaatatctactaacttttctttaatggtctaattaccatataaggacctcttattttgaattccatagctatttgatccttctaggtactagaattcaacttttgcattctatacaatttagtcctttccataattaatcacatgatcggtaaaattttctcatctgaattttcatataacattcctatcataatacagaccatgcaaaaatattagaataaattttctttttggctcggatttgtggtcctgaaaccactgttccgatttcacttaaaacgggttgttacaaaggATGTAATGTTAGTTTCAAAAATTTCTCTTAATCCCATATTGACGTTGAGATCATTAAAGGTGGAAGTGCTTGGAGATTCATGAGATTTTATAAAGCCCTTGAAGAAAGTCGTCGATCGGAATCGTGGAACCTCTTGCGTCGTTTGTATGATCCTGATGGAATCACATGGCTTGTGGTGGGAgattttaaagaaattttgtatGCTCTGAGAAAGCAAGGTGCCCATCTTCATTCAGTTAGTTAGATGGAGGATTTTCGTTCTGCTTTGGAAGGTTATGAGCTCATTGATTTGGGTTATGATAGGCACTGGTTTAGTTGGGAGTGTGACAGATCTCAGGAAACACTCATTCGAGAGCGGTTAGATCATGGAATAGCTTCCACATGATGGGTTTCTCGGTTCACAAATCACAAGATTTAGCACTTGCCTCATAGCTATTTTGATCATTGTCCCTTGCTTATTAACACGAATCAAATTGAGTCTTTTGCTAGGTTCCAAAAAGAGGGCCAAATTGTTCGGTTCAATGCAAACTAGAAATTGAAGGAAGGCTTCGAAGGTAAGGCACGAGCTCTTTGGGAGAGTAGTGTTGGTAATATTCCTAACAAGTTAGTTGCTTTAGGGAGGAGACTTATCCAATGGAGCAAGAATTTGAGGCTTAACAAGGGTAGGAAAattcttattttaaaaatatcgaTTGGTAGAGTTAGTTGAGATTGATTCGTTAATACTTTGGGTGAGATTGTTGTGGCTAAAGTAGAGCTCAATTTTGATATGGAAAAGAGGAAATTTATTGGGAGCCAGGAGTTCCAACAAAGTGGCTGAAGAGAGGGAGAGATAAATTGATATTTGTTTTTTCCCCTCTTTTCTATACAAGGATGAGtattgtttttttttctcttagTTGTTTCTGTCCGTTAGTCTATATTCAGATGCACGTGATTTAGCTTGATTGAGCAGATAACCGATactatttattaataataaactagtcatttattcaaaaatatttgacaaatttattaaattatgtatttaaatattaaatattatattttattaatctaaTGTATACGTATAGGCATTTTTGTTTCTACTAATACATTTTATTAATCaaatgcctttttttttttaactttggtTTATTCTAAGCTACTTTTTCTACATAAAAAATCTATTTGCctacaatttaacatattttgttCACTATTTCAACAATAATGTTTTATACTTacctatatattatatataaataccaaGATTTTCTAACATTGTGTACATGCATTTGATTGTTTAATCTTAATAATTTTGTTTCGCAACattaaatcatataatatattcagaatattaaaatatattagattacaatcaatatatacattaaaaaaatTATGCACCACAcggataaaaattatttttcacttaAATCGTGAATATATCTTAATCTAGTTTTATTAATTGGGTCCATATTTTcctataataatttattttcaattggaTCCATATCCAATGTAATAGGATATAGGAAGGACCTATATAAGAATATTTCCTACAATAATTTCTTATTAAGATAGTAGAGTTTAGAACTGATTAACCACGTGGTTAAAATCCCAAATCCACCGAGTATCTTCCCTTCGATAGAAGAAAACCTCTCAAAATACAAGCCCAAGCTTCAAATTAACCGTCGCAACCTCCCTTTCCAAACCCTAACCACTGCCGGTCCACCGCCCTCTTCCTCCTCTTTGGAACGGTGAGTCtgcttgatttttttatttatttctcatCTCTATCTACTTTATATTATAGAAGTTTATCGCTTtcgtaattaattttaatttgaagTCGCTGAATTCTGTAGAATATGCTTTCTGGGGTGAAGGTTATACCTCGTGATGAGATTGATAAGGTATAattcatcaatttcacatttctTTCTTTTTGTCAGTAAAATTTCCTCAGttagatttattattattattattattattattattattattattattattattattttgtaccAGGAAGAAAATGAGAACTCAGATAGGAAGAATAAGAGATACATTAGTAAAGtggaaaagaataaaagaaaaaggaaaagctcTGGGTATTGTGGTTCTTCGGATGATGATATTGAGAGAATAGAAAAAGGATCTAGACGAAATAAGAAGTGGTATTCATCAGAGGAGTATTCAAGCGAAAGTGAGAGCGAAGGGAGTTCCGATACAAATAAAGGGAGGCATTCAGATAGAAGAAAGGATAAGAGGAATAAGAAACGATCCAGAAGTAAAAAGAAACGTTATTCATCGTCATCAGCTTATTCGTCTGAAGATGTGGATGAGGATCGAAGACGTAATTCAGGAGTTGGAAAGAAAAAGGGTAAGAGAAGAGAATTTTTTGTTCTGAATTATTGATGATTGGTTCATTTTAGACATTGATCAGTTATTATTGTTGTTGGTTTGCAGATGATGGTAGAGAATCTCCTTTGAAAGAGAATGAGATTGAGAGGAAAGAAATTGGATTGGAATGGATGCTCAGACCTGCATTTAAGACTGATAAGAAACCTTTAGAACCTGTTGCTGTTGAACAAGTTGAGGAACCTCCTACTGAGGAGGTATGGCACTTGAGCTATTAATTCTAGCTGAttttttaccttttattctctTTGATTCTGGCATAATACAAACATAAATGCTTGCTGatggagatatttatattttaaagcaAAAAATATCTTGCCTGCTTTACGGTTCTCTTTGTTGTTCAGAAAAAAATCAAACTTTTCTAACGAGGATTTGATAAGCTTCCTTCTCTTTTTATTTCTTAGACTGCTTTAGTTATGTTTACTTTGGAGAGTTCTAAACAAGCTTGCATTTGTGGTTCTTGGTTGTATGGAGAATGCATTCTTTACTTTCTGCCTTTATATTTTATTAGTGCATGATTCGTTAGGTGACAATAGTACATATACTGTTACCAGATAAAGACGATGCATTCTAGAGAGTTGAATCCATATCTGAAAGATAATGGAACTGGTTATCCAGAGGAAGCAGAAGAAAAGAGAGCTGGTGTAGACAGGCTTTTATCTTCTTCGCTTGTAGGGGATGGAGGTGCTAGTTGGAGACTTAAAGCTTTGAAGCGTGCAGAAGAGCAAGCTTCTCGAGAAGGACGAAGTATTGAGGAGGTAATTTTTTGTTCAGGAAAAATTGTATATCAGGAAGGGTGCCatgttgcttttttttttttttttaacagttTAAAGTGTGATTCCATTAGCCTTTACTGTTGAAACCATACAGGTTGTTCTAGAACGTTGGGGTTCTCTTGATATACTGGCTGCATATGGAGCATCTCGTAGAGCTGCTGCACCTCGAGCCCATCTGCATGCCATAAGAAATAGAAAGCAAGGCCCAGATGATGAGAAACAAAATGTTGCAGACAATCAAAGGGAAAGAAAGTCTGAAAGAAATTCTGAAAGGGTACTTGCAATGACACTTATCTGGATTTCATAATTTGTTAGTTTAAATGAAAAATAGTACATAGTGGTTGCACTCTAGTAGTCCAGGAACCACAGATGTTCTAATCCTTTCTATGGTTATGGTTGCCAGAACACTACTCGAGACTATTTGCGGGATGTATCTCTTCGGCATTCTGACATGAAGACCCCAAAAGTCCGTGATTCATTATCCTGGGGAAAACGAAAAAACCAAAATATTCCTGCTAAAAATGCTGGTGCTATATCAACTGCAAATAAGTTTACCAATGATGGAAACTTCATGCAAGAATTTCTTCGCAAGCAGGGAAATGATACTATCACATCTGGTTCACATACAGATCATGATGGAAATATGAACTCAAAAGTTGTAGCATCAGAGACGAATAAACCTAGTGAAGCTGCTACAATGCCAAAGGCGAATTTGAGCATAAACCAATTGGCAGCTAAGGCTTTGCAGCTTCGGTTGAAGGGAAAGCATGATGAGGCTGAGAAACTTCTGGTAAGACAACCTTTTGTTTTGATACAGTACATTGATTTGATTAGGGAGTTTCTCAATCTCATTCTTAGTTTCCTATGCTAAAGTTTTGTTATTCCATAGATAGAAAGATGAACGTATGCAGATCTTCTCATTTTGAGATTATAACAGTCAAATATTTCCTGGATCTAGAAAATATGGGTTGTTAAAGCTTTTCTTGTCTAGGTATTAGAACCCTGTTTAACTTTTCAGAACTAGAAGATCATAAATTTTAGTTGTTTGCATATGTGCCTTATGCATTGAATAACTTGATCTAAAGAATATTGCTTTTTTCTTCTATCTGTCAACATAGGGCTTAAGTTTGTCTTCAGTTGGTTTAATTTAAttggttttgttatttttttcctTATTAGCTGGAAGTTGAGAGCATGAAGGCTAAGCAGAACACTGGAGATCATGCCAGTAAGCAGCAGAATGTTGACAACAACAGCAGGTAACTTTTCAACTTTATATTTCTTTGGTATTCCCCATTCTGAAAATGCTGTTTCGAATGAGCTTAAAGTAGTAAGCTTATAACTCTTAATGAGACTGTCATTTGGGATTCTAAAGCAAATTGCAAAGTGTTTACTTTCGCTTTTGAGTtcctttttttaataatttatgaaaTCGAGTTTTATTCTTAATGTAGTATTCCAACTCACATTTTAATATCTTTTTACATTTTTTTCCTTAACATCTACAAATAATTCTGTTCTGATAATATTATTTGTATTTTATCTAGACATGTTGTTCATGATGTATCGCTTAGGAAGGGGAAGGATGATGATGATACCGATAAGCATCTAGCTCGAAGAATAATGCAGAATAAACAATTTAGTGTATCTGGTCAGGCTGATGACGAATATGACTATGAAGATGGTCCAAGCAGAAAACCACGGAAGAAGGGTGGGGAAAGTAATCGGGTCTCTGGAAATAATCATTTGGCTAAGCGTATATTGACTCAGCAAGAGCGCTGTCTTTTCTGCTTTGAAAACCCTAACAGACCAAAACATCTTGTTGTTGCTATAGCAAATTTCACATACTTGATGCTACCACAATGGCTGCCTGTTGTGCCAGGTCACTGCTGTATCTTACCAATGCAGGTACTCTTTTATCTATGGTGTCACAATTTGCTTTAGCGCTTTAATGTTAACTACATCAGACCAGTAAATTGTTGAGTGATTTTTGAAGTACAGGCATATAGTTCATTGTTTTAAAGGATTTGAATATTCTTCGTAGTCTTTCCATTTCCTTTCATGGCACCTAATCTAGTTTGTATTAATGTTTCGATATATGAAGCAGAGTAGCTCAGATGCCTTCAAAAATTAGGAGCAAATGAACTCATTTTGGACACATTAATTTCTTTTATACGAGATGTAGAACTAAAATAATATTTCTTGCGCTTTACAGATTGATGTGTCCTAATTTAGAATGCAAACTCTTTTGCCTTGACAGCATGAGCCAGCCACGAGAACAATTGAAAATAATGTGTGGGATGAAATCCGCAACTTTAAGAAATGCTTAATTATGATGTTTGCCAAGCAAGATAAGGAGATGGTGTTCTTGGAAACTGTGATGGGATTAGCACAACAGCGTCGCCATTGTCTGATTGAATGCATTCCTTTGCCACGGGAAATTGCAAAACAGGCTCCTGTGTATTTTAAAAAGGTTAGGTTCTTTTCAATTTATGTATTGACATTTTAGTAACACCGGTGGCGGAGATGGAAGCAGCAGCTTCTTCTGTTCTTGACGTATGAACTTGATCTTTATCAAAATCAAATGGCCAAGATTTAGTCTGCTGAGTAGCAATAGTTGGAATGTAGATGTGATCTTTGTATGATTCTAAAAGATGTTTGTCACAGGCAATTGATGAAGCCGAGGATGAGTGGAGCCAGCACAATGCAAAGAAGCTGATAGACACGAGTGAGAAGGGATTGCGCGGTTCAATTCCGAAAAATTTCCCATATTTCCATGTTGAATTCGGTCTAAACAAAGGGTTTGTGCATGTAATTGATGATGAAAGCCAGTTCAAGAGCAGCCTTGGTCTCAATGTTATTAGAGGTATGTTACAACTTCCAGAGGAGGACATGTACCGCCGCCGGAGGCATCAATCTGTGGAGGAACAAAAGCAGGCTGTTGCCAGTTTTGTTCGTGATTGGGAAGCTTTTGACTGGACAAAACAACTTGACTAGCATCATGATCTAACCTAAAACCTAAAATGAGTTCACAATTGATTGACTTGACACTGTATATTTACATAGCGTTCGGATTAATGTTTTAGTGTAATCGTATTTGATGTGTTATAGAAATAGAAATTTAGCACATTAATTATTCGTGTCACGTAGAAACAAATTCATAAGAATCAAACATCCATTTCACTTGCAATTTATAATCCTATTGTACCCATCATTATTCCAGCGAGGCAAGGTTGGGATTTTAgtgaaaagtaaaataaaatccaTGACCTATTTTTACGGAAATTATGAACCTAATTTTTCGAAGGTTATGTTGGTCATTTGATACAAATGTTACAGACTGTCGAGAAGTTAATACCCTGAAATATTGCTTTATGAAAGATGTAAATTCGGTGAAAAAAGTAGACAATTAGTTTTAACCCAATGTGTACTGCTATCGTAAAAGGAtggtattttttattaaaatattagtactttggtttttttcattttaattttagtgattttttctaTATAAAGACTATTGGCCAAGTCAAAACGAATTTTTTCAACTACGGACTAAGTCaaagaaacaaaattaaattttaagtgCAGAATTTGAGATTTGGCTTAGTTTTAATTAAAAGCCAAGAATTAACTAGATATTGTTGAGCTTGAAAAACATAGGTACTGGTTTTAAGATTTCATTATGCAAGTTTTTTGTTTTCTGAACTGATTTTTCCAACACTATCATCGAGcaacaaaaatcacttacctTCCTCATCCTCCTTGACATGATTGACCGTAGGAATTGCCTAGTTGTAACTTGGTGGCCACAATATACTGATTATCTATGGTGACCGATTCAAGATGTGGCGACTTTGTAAGCTTGGGTGGCTTGGTCATAGGTGtcgaaattatttttttttaaaacgtgaatcaactttaaaataaaatatggagtcgccaccgatcttttgttGAGGTGTGATCGGACCACCTTGAGATTAATCATTTTAACAAAACATTTTGACTCattacgaaatttgagaaaacgggttcgggagccggttacacGCGAGGAaaggttagcaccctcataacacccaaaattggtacctaattgattaattaccgtcttaatgtcgaaaatttgaaaaggttTTGGAATACGATCCTTTTTTAGAATATGTTTGAATAATTCGAGTTGCATTTTAAGATTCTCCTATTCCGAAGGAATAAGATAACACATCCAATACGTTAGGATACGACATTTTAAACCTTCAAAACTAAGATCATCTCgtgatttccaaaactcatgcattgaaattttaaaaggatatttagccatttggtcaaacgaaaaatcgaaacccaccacgttagggcacaattcctcggatttccaaacacaaaatattgccttgttttgagaaaattttaaataaaagcgaTTATTTATTCGATTTGTTTGGAGTAAATAAAACGATCGACGTCAGACAATAGTTGGAATTCCAATCACGGTGCAATAACAAGAAACAAAAGCATAGTAACGAGCATGGACCAATAATGCATGGCAATAATACTATACAAATGAGTAACAATGATATGAAAATACAATGGAACAAATTAGGATACATACAATAGTCTCACATCGTACATCATGCAAACACTAACATTAATATTCAAAGATTAACGAATTAAAAgacaattttaaaagaaatataaagCAAATTAACACAAATGAAATGTAACaagtttaaaatgataataaaaaggTTAGAATGAATAatatgaagaagaagaaatttgaaatcatcaatatacaataataaattaaaagtataaaaattttaaaataagtaatacacaTGAAAATTTAAATAACGTATATTAATCTAAAAGAAATCATatttatagaataaaaataatttaatatgaattATGAATATATGTATGTAAAATAATAATGTATAAGAGTATTTGAAATGGTcatcacaataatttaaaacaaagaatatacataaaataattaattctaacataaataaattatataaatacaacaatatataaaaaaacgaaagaatatacaaaaataacaattgatatagcataaaatcaaaaataattccatagaatatttattaaaacaaattttCCAAAGAAAATCATGAATaccctaaaataatttaaaataattactaatataaaaataaataatgagtcatttataaaataatttaaaataaataatataaaaacaattttacaaaaaaaactaaaattagaaGGAAAGGACTCAATTGAagtaaaaacaaaatcaaaaggaTGGTTTACAAACAAATAAAACTGTTAAACTCTCATATGGTCTCTTCTCCATATTCTGCAGAGTAATCTTGTCAGGAGTCAAATCCGTCACATGGCTGTACTGCTTCATGAATGCTTGTGCCAAATCTCTCCATGAACTAATCCTGGTACAACTCAGCTAATTGTACTATTTGGATGCTGCCCCTACCAAACTGTCTTGGAAGCAATGGATCAGTAGTTGATCGTTGTTAACATACCCAGTCATTCTTCTGCAGAATATTGTAATATGAGCTTCAAGGCAACTAGTCCCGTTATACTTCTCGAATTTTGGCATTTTGAACTTGTAAGGAAGTACtaagtctgggaccaaactcagatcTTTAGCGTCGATTCCACGATGACTATCAGCGCATTCCATTGCTCTGAACTTTTCCTCCAGCCATTTACATCGGTCCTCTAACTGCATTTGTGATTCTGTCCTTGCCCTTTCCCCTTCCATAACTTCATCCAAATCAGGAACAACTGGATTATTTGGGTTATCTCCTGGATTAGAGCCTGAACCAGCTTGGAAATTCATTGGTACTGAAGCCCTGGCCTGAAACTGTTGAGGCCTGATCGTAACAGATGGTCTCTGTGGGTTTACTTCTAGTAGTGCTTGAGCATGAGTTGGGGTAAAACCCGAAGGATAAGGAGGCTCCTTATTATTCTCTTCATCATTGATCGTAggattttttcctttttcctgcCCCCTAGCCAGCAATTGGGATATCtgattcatcatattcctttgagaCTCTAACATTTGGTCCCTCATATCCTGTTGGATCTTAGCCAATTGCTCCTGCATTTATGCTTGCATCTGTTCTTGCATCTGCATTTGTTCCAACTTTTCTAACCTTTTGTCCATTGCTTTGGTTTTTCTTCGCGTACCGTAAGAATGCATACTTGGTTGATTTTTTTCGGTTTCCAGAttactaaaataattcttaattAATTAGGATCTTTTGGTCgactttaatgcatatgatgtaatgtaatgcaaatgaatgaaatgaatgcaaaatgcgtcgattctgattcaatcccatttagaaaactttactagaaaacaaaatTCTTTACATAGAAATGGATTATAGATACGGCCTAGCCCTAATGCTCAAAGATTTCACTTTCCTAAGCAACCAAGCTAATTTTTGGCCCCAGTCTGATTCTATCTCGTCATTCACACTCAATACATCTGCTTGAACTGCTAAAATCTGTAAATTGTCAACCATCTCTCAAATCTGGGCCACAACTTAGCCCATAATGTAGTCTCtgtccctaatttgactctaatTTCGATGAAGTTGCTTATTACACCACTCATTACTTGCTTCAAGGAACTCAATTCGAAGCTCACTGTTTTGTAGCACAATCTCGAGTTCTTAGACCTTCTTTTTTAGTTCTTCAATCTTATCTAAGCTCACCTTCAGCTCCATTATAGAGTTGCAGCAACAATGCTGATGAAGCGATTTTTCTAGTTCGGGTATCCTAGCCTTCAACCCAATCTTCTCATCTTGGGCTTCTGACAGGCTCTTCTCTAGGGCCTCATTTCGCTTTTGAGCCTCTTGAAATTTCCTTTCCCACCGAGCTTTAAATTCTTCCTTTCAAAGTCTCGCATTATAATCTCTAGCTTTGATGGTACCACTTGCAAGTATTTCTCCATTGATCGAGCGTACTCTAAACTCGGCCCagggatattatcattaatcctttTACTAAACCATCCGTTGTATTCAGGTGTTGTCATTGAACCAACAACCAATCTTTTCATCCAACGGGTCTGCTTCCAAGCATAAAAAATTTCTCAAACCTTTTTCTTATAATTGTCCCCCTTATACGAGAACTCATATTGAGCTAGCCCATGCGTCACCGGTATAAACTGCCTTGATTTGTACTGCCTTAATACGAGCAAAGGGGCATATCCAACGGCTCCCCAAATTCCAAGCaaaggtacccaatcaaaactccTACACCTATAAAGGATCTCGTCGAGGACCATCCAAAaggctctccattcaacatcctCCTCTTTGAGATTTTGAAGAAGgcataattgcaaaaaaaaacCTCAACGTTTGGGGGCTTTTGGTTTTGTGCCCTTgacctttttattttttgattgacACCCTCAACGTTacgattttttgaaaaattagccCAATTTTAGTGGTCAACGTGAGTTGACCATTAATCAAACAGTTGGTTAACATAATAGCCTGTGTGGCATGCCACATAAGTGCATGACGTCATAGATGATGTCATctatttaacaaaatattttctctcattttctctcttgccAAACACATGGTTGCTGCCATTTTTTTCCTCTCATTTTCTCTTTTGCCAAACACCATTTTTGAACATAAACACATAAAAACAGATCccttaataaaacataaaaatataaataatggaGTTTTAAGAAATCCTTTAAAAAGCATGAATTAGAGTAACCAACTGATAGAGTACAACAATGGAGAGTTGCTTTTGCAGAGGTCGGTAAATTAATAGGGTAGCATATAGAAGGAGGAAAATATGACAAGTAACTATATTTTTCTCATCTTGTTATATTCAACTTATATTTGTTTTAGACTTCACATTTACTGgtttatattttgtttttctaGACCTGAAACCCAGTACATTAAAAATGTTGTTGAAGATGTTATAAAAAAGTTGACAAATATTGGGTTTAAAAGTGCTTCTGAAGAATTGGTTGGAATAGAATATGAgaaaaatgtgattttgaatctGATTAAGCAAAAAGACTGTCGTGTAATAGGACTTTGGGGAATGGGTGGTCAAGGCAAAATAACCTTGCTGAGGCTGTATATAAAGAAATCTCTTCAGAATTTGAAAGTAGTTGGTTTCTTCAGAATGTTGGGGAGAAAATCGAAAAACAAGGGAAGGAATCTTTACGAAATAAACTTCTTTCGAAATTATTGAACTCAGATGTTGATATTGGCACCTCATCCATAGGATCCACTTTTATTCAAGGAAGGCTCAAGAATAAGAAAGTACTTGTTGTTCTTtagtagaaaatgaaagagaaaCCCAAGAATTTAGAGGAACTATAGTACTTCTATAgttcaattttttctttcttatctatttaataattctttttattttattcctcATTCGTCAAAtgcaaatttatttatatttttatgttatattaagggatctgtttttatgtttttatgttcaaaaatggtgtttggcaagagagaaaatgagaggaaAAAAATGCAGCAACCATGTGTTTggcaagagagaaaatgagaaaaaaatttttgttaaatAGATGACGTTATTTATGACGTCATGCGCTTATATGGCATGCCACATGGGCTATTATGTTGACCAACTGTTTGATTAACGGTCAACTCACATTGACCGTTAAAACTGGGCTAATTTCTTAAAAAATCGTAACGTTGAGGGTgtcaatcaaaaaataaaaaggtcAAGGGCACAAAACCAAAAGCCCCCAAAcattgaggt harbors:
- the LOC108486744 gene encoding uncharacterized protein LOC108486744 — its product is MLSGVKVIPRDEIDKEENENSDRKNKRYISKVEKNKRKRKSSGYCGSSDDDIERIEKGSRRNKKWYSSEEYSSESESEGSSDTNKGRHSDRRKDKRNKKRSRSKKKRYSSSSAYSSEDVDEDRRRNSGVGKKKDDGRESPLKENEIERKEIGLEWMLRPAFKTDKKPLEPVAVEQVEEPPTEEIKTMHSRELNPYLKDNGTGYPEEAEEKRAGVDRLLSSSLVGDGGASWRLKALKRAEEQASREGRSIEEVVLERWGSLDILAAYGASRRAAAPRAHLHAIRNRKQGPDDEKQNVADNQRERKSERNSERNTTRDYLRDVSLRHSDMKTPKVRDSLSWGKRKNQNIPAKNAGAISTANKFTNDGNFMQEFLRKQGNDTITSGSHTDHDGNMNSKVVASETNKPSEAATMPKANLSINQLAAKALQLRLKGKHDEAEKLLLEVESMKAKQNTGDHASKQQNVDNNSRHVVHDVSLRKGKDDDDTDKHLARRIMQNKQFSVSGQADDEYDYEDGPSRKPRKKGGESNRVSGNNHLAKRILTQQERCLFCFENPNRPKHLVVAIANFTYLMLPQWLPVVPGHCCILPMQHEPATRTIENNVWDEIRNFKKCLIMMFAKQDKEMVFLETVMGLAQQRRHCLIECIPLPREIAKQAPVYFKKAIDEAEDEWSQHNAKKLIDTSEKGLRGSIPKNFPYFHVEFGLNKGFVHVIDDESQFKSSLGLNVIRGMLQLPEEDMYRRRRHQSVEEQKQAVASFVRDWEAFDWTKQLD